A portion of the Colius striatus isolate bColStr4 chromosome 1, bColStr4.1.hap1, whole genome shotgun sequence genome contains these proteins:
- the KRR1 gene encoding KRR1 small subunit processome component homolog, with amino-acid sequence MAEPAPAAPAATESEGKRKRKNKKKVVEAVDESELLTVPDGWKEPAFTREDNPRGLLEESSFATLFPKYREAYIKECWPLVQKALNEHYVSATLDLIEGSMTVTTTKNTFDPYVIIRARDLIKLLARSVPFEQAVRILQDDVACDIIKIGSLVRKRDTFIKRRGRLLGPKGSTLKALELLTNCYIMVQGNTVSALGPFSGLKEVRKVVLDTMKNIHPIYNIKTLMIKRELAKDPELRSQSWERFLPKFKPKNLKKRKEPKKKNTKKEYTPFPPPQPESQIDKELASGEYFLKERQKKRKQVAEIKAKQADAVKKRQEERNKAFIPPKEKPVVKTKKASTEKKIDIEVIKEKVKMAKKKKLGALPVEEVKLKMAADEKKKKKKK; translated from the exons ATGGCGGAACCTGCCCCGGCGGCCCCGGCCGCGACGGAGAGCGAAGGGAAACGAAAACgcaagaacaaaaagaaagtggTTGAAG CCGTTGATGAATCTGAACTTCTCACTGTGCCAGATGGATGGAAAGAGCCAGCCTTTACAAGAGAGGATAATCCTAGAGGGTTGCTGGAAGAAAGCAGTTTCGCAACGTTATTCCCAAAGTACAGGGAAGCCTACATAAAAGAGTGCTGGCCACTTGTCCAGAAAGCCTTGAATGAACAT TATGTGAGTGCAACGCTGGATCTAATTGAAGGAAGCATGACTGTCACCACCACTAAGAACACCTTCGATCCATATGTAATCATCAGGGCTAGAGATTTAATAAAACTCCTGGCAAGAAGTGTTCCATTTGAACAG GCAGTTCGTATCCTTCAGGATGATGTTGCCTGTGACATCATTAAAATAGGTTCTCTGGTGAGGAAGAGAGACACTTTTATAAAAAGAAGAGGACGGCTTCTTGGGCCAAAAGGGTCTACTCTGAAG GCCCTGGAACTGTTAACAAACTGTTACATTATGGTGCAAGGCAACACAGTTTCAGCGCTTGGACCCTTTAGTGGCCTAAAAGAG GTTAGAAAAGTTGTTCTGGACACGATGAAGAATATACATCCCATATATAACATTAAG ACGTTGATGATCAAAAGGGAATTAGCAAAAGATCCCGAACTGAGGTCACAAAGTTGGGAAAGATTTTTGCCGAAGTTCAAGCCGAAGAACTTGAAAAAACGTAAGGagccaaagaagaaaaacactaaGAAGGAATACACACCGTTCCCACCTCCACAGCCAGAAAGCCAG ATTGACAAAGAGTTGGCAAGTGGTGAATACTTCttgaaagaaagacagaagaaacgGAAGCAAGTGGCAGAGATAAAG GCAAAGCAAGCTGATGCagtcaagaaaagacaagaggaaagaaataaagcttttattCCACCAAAGGAAAAGCCAGttgtgaaaacaaagaaag CCTCCACTGAGAAGAAAATTGATATTGAAGTCATCAAGGAAAAGGTAAAGATggcaaagaagaagaaattaggAGCACTTCCTGTGGAAGAAGTCAAGTTAAAAATGGcagcagatgaaaagaaaaaaaagaaaaagaagtaa